A single window of Alosa alosa isolate M-15738 ecotype Scorff River chromosome 11, AALO_Geno_1.1, whole genome shotgun sequence DNA harbors:
- the n4bp1 gene encoding NEDD4-binding protein 1 — MKRITELTCSEPPGNTVSPPANRQHQESLTVDEFTVPEEKQAELKCAKSRVEQVFRVDFTIIGLLDHTGAHGSQASRQIWLKLMGKRENVLKAKEYVKGLCAPELQKEERYPVDMHCIFAGARGLFLERLLRDTSAEVVLLEPGRLRVQGRAEAVVMAQSRVQQFVALFHEKRSLPGEREPSVKRAFKTFVEERTDKYAMELLVLPSALKEELLGLAQSPTLASPVGGGPTLAATAELEQDRSQASTPITELSHHIQDTSFEDRVMGQEGMAGQLTNGRPTHKRRSSESEQRNTKRQYSLERREEELGAERETERQGQGLRQREASQTRAKTPVAKMGAAVLLDPCESTPDETVSPETNLRCLVNFFRTMGYEQDVVERVVRETGQTEDTFLLLERIVEETQRDKTHQQGVASRTSRTPDPSSSSSSSSSSSSSSTMLSCVSRDKDKMLVRPMPDIKAKENIRPTGGNQGAALKKSGAAAQNDVYEVICIDDDSEGMMETTQGPKARTIARFDLSSEPKLDYLSRGGMQTMGPMRVESVTALRSSSQCPPLVPDTRPSCSYQTIAGRMPQVRAEPSASSKSAPLTGVSRFQQSLRTPYRLVLQDEPGRSDLRHVIIDGSNVAMSHGNHRIFSCRGIAIAVEHFWRRGHREITVFVPQWRQKRDPNITEQHFLSQLEDLRLLSFTPSREVCGQRISSHDDRFLLHLAEKTDGVIVTNDNLRDFVSTSEAWRRIIQDRLLPFTFVEDHFMIPDDPLGKHGPHVDVFLRKDSRTRPASRPQQRSDFCPTPAGHMQQSSPPQPRLASHWPHSGAPGWNPPPRSSPSTSPPPQRSASETSELKRQLYDIFPDQKPNIDRILSDHPYMRDLNALSGLLLG; from the exons ATGAAGCGAATCACCGAGCTAACTTGTTCAGAGCCTCCGGGAAATACAGTGTCTCCTCCCGCTAACAGGCAACACCAAGAGTCGTTGACTGTAGACGAGTTCACCGTACCCGAGGAAAAGCAGGCTGAACTAAAGTGCGCAAAGTCCAGAGTGGAGCAGGTTTTCCGTGTAGATTTTACCATTATAGGACTCCTTGATCATACAGGAGCTCACGGAAGTCAAGCATCGAGGCAAATTTGGTTGAAGCtaatgggaaagagagaaaatgttcTGAAGGCAAAG GAGTATGTGAAGGGTCTGTGTGCCCCAGAGCTGCAGAAGGAGGAGCGCTACCCAGTGGACATGCACTGCATCTTCGCGGGGGCCCGTGGCCTCTTCCTGGAGCGGTTGCTGCGTGACACCAGTGCCGAGGTGGTCCTGCTGGAGCCAGGCCGCCTACGAGTGCAAGGCCGGGCCGAGGCGGTTGTCATGGCCCAGAGCCGTGTACAGCAGTTTGTGGCGCTCTTCCACGAGAAGCGCAGCCTGCCCGGTGAGCGAGAGCCATCTGTCAAGCGAGCCTTCAAGACCTTCGTGGAGGAGCGCACGGACAAGTACGCCATGGAGCTGCTGGTGCTGCCCAGCGCTCTGAAGGAGGAGCTGCTAGGGCTGGCGCAGAGCCCCACGCTCGCCTCCCCGGTCGGGGGAGGCCCGACGCTGGCGGCCACCGCAGAGCTGGAGCAGGACCGCTCCCAGGCCAGCACACCCATCACTGAGCTGTCCCATCACATCCAGGACACCAGCTTTGAGGACAGGGTCATGGGGCAAGAGGGGATGGCCGGGCAGCTGACCAACGGGAGGCCCACACACAAGCGGCGGTCGTCGGAGAGCGAGCAGCGCAACACGAAGCGGCAGTACTCGCtcgagaggagggaggaggagctgGGCGCAGAAAGGGAGACTGAGAGGCAAGGTCAGGGTCTGCGGCAGCGGGAGGCAAGCCAGACGCGTGCCAAAACGCCAGTGGCTAAAATGGGCGCCGCGGTGCTGCTGGACCCTTGCGAGAGCACACCGGACGAGACGGTGAGCCCCGAGACCAATCTGCGCTGTCTCGTCAACTTCTTCCGCACCATGGGCTACGAGCAGGACGTGGTGGAGCGCGTCGTCAGGGAGACGGGCCAGACGGAGGACACCTTTCTGCTGCTAGAGCGCATTGTGGAAGAGACCCAGCGTGACAAGACCCACCAGCAGGGGGTGGCCTCACGCACCTCGCGCACCCCTGACCCCTCCTCATCATCGtcgtcatcttcctcctcctcttcctcgtccacCATGTTGTCCTGCGTGTCCAGAGACAAGGACAAAATGCTAGTCAGACCCATGCCAGACATCAAGGCCAAAGAGAATATTCGGCCCACTGGTGGTAATCAGGGGGCGGCACTAAAGAAGAGTGGCGCCGCGGCGCAGAACGATGTGTACGAGGTCATCTGTATAGACGACGACAGTGAAGGAATGATGGAGACGACCCAAGGGCCTAAGGCCAGGACAATAGCCCGCTTCGACCTGTCCTCCGAGCCCAAGCTGGACTACCTCTCTCGGGGAGGCATGCAAACCATGGGGCCCATGCGGGTGGAGAGCGTGACCGCTCTGCGGAGCTCCTCGCAGTGCCCGCCCCTCGTGCCCGACACGCGGCCCAGCTGCTCCTACCAGACTATTGCTGGGCGAATGCCCCAGGTCCGTGCGGAGCCCTCTGCTTCCTCCAAATCTGCCCCCCTTACAGGGGTGTCTCGCTTCCAGCAGTCTCTGCGGACACCTTACCGATTGGTGCTGCAAGATGAACCAGGCCGGTCTGATCTTCGGCATGTGATCATAGATGGCAGTAACGTGGCCATGTC CCATGGCAACCACCGCATCTTCTCCTGTCGTGGCATAGCCATTGCCGTGGAGCACTTCTGGAGGAGAGGGCACCGAGAGATCACTGTCTTTGTCCCCCAGTGGAGGCAGAAAAGAGACCCCAACATCACAG aacaaCACTTCCTGAGCCAGCTAGAGGACCTGAGGCTTCTGTCCTTCACCCCCTCCCGAGAAGTGTGTGGACAGCGCATATCGTCCCACGATGACCG GTTCCTGCTCCATCTGGCAGAGAAGACGGACGGGGTCATCGTCACAAACGACAACCTGCGGGACTTTGTGAGCACCTCGGAGGCATGGCGGAGAATCATTCAGGACCG ACTCCTGCCTTTCACCTTTGTGGAGGACCACTTCATGATCCCAGATGACCCTTTAGGGAAACATGGTCCCCATGTGGATGTTTTCTTACGCAAAGACAGCAG AACCAGGCCAGCCAGCCGTCCACAGCAGCGTTCAGATTTCTGTCCCACCCCCGCGGGTCATATGCAGCAGTCCAGCCCCCCTCAGCCTCGCCTCGCATCTCACTGGCCCCACTCGGGGGCCCCTGGCTGGAACCCGCCGCCCCGGTCCTCGCCCTCCACCTCGCCCCCTCCGCAGCGCTCGGCCTCGGAGACGTCGGAGCTCAAGAGGCAGCTGTACGACATCTTCCCCGACCAGAAGCCCAACATCGACCGCATCCTCAGCGACCACCCTTACATGCGCGACCTGAACGCGTTGTCCGGTCTCCTGCTGGGATGA